A region from the Leishmania panamensis strain MHOM/PA/94/PSC-1 chromosome 20 sequence genome encodes:
- a CDS encoding hypothetical protein (TriTrypDB/GeneDB-style sysID: LpmP.20.2250.A~disrupted due to non-sequenced internal amino acid repeat), with the protein VTLEEYRDRDAAVGQLAAELEEQRAEAEKLAAELEEQRAEAEKLAAEVGEQRAEAGRLAAEVAAFRAKRNAALEARDAEGTLPVLEKAVPADEAAAQALDPRQVADGPLYAVTLEELHVARDETHRILDADGELRGILAEKVAECRGLIAKIEDVEMCLCDARNEQCGMQAKMDELERSCAAALRDRDEERRKVATELKALREINEQLVSEARAFRKKRLSAFACREANGFALSERVGSSFDKEDANVPVPSVMIEREALLCVRMEELNEQRDLNTQLLRDMSALGERIRDAMDPESIANSDSDAVFSHLEALLKALEESRAAEQAARDLAEEREGELAQLQKLFQNEEERLNNDLGEAREEVERLQGELDLLTDQLDEACRLFGDADAVNAEGVAKLETFSEVLAAARGGEKDAIEQLEIKENELEDLRSALKDTRYREEMLENLEDEVAQLQREKEITETELGAVQKEMSDLRRDLRAAEDRAAEKSRDTERMTLDLDALNSRIQDLLEELEEKTDQYNQVIKDLDDFAKNQSRENEKELLQRLLAREQELFELQEARRGENDEHEKQVGVLQGQINRLRDQTHQDNALHDGLQDELARLHKLLADAEAALRDKVAENEALKDGIEGMIDEHEAQMREMEQELEGKSKEVSDALERLEEMSAMVQEARESEESALRLRADSDAEVFRLQRELDKIKQLQSVMTESSDDRGGLLAQIMDSEGQLRDAETAIRKKNAELEEAEKEWRKKLNRSENLNHDLRRLLKRTMAALSKSADTMGNSAGALDAFRDELKPMMQ; encoded by the coding sequence CTGTAACACTGGAGGAGTACCGCGACAGGGATGCGGCCGTGGGGCAGCTTgctgcggagctggaggagcagagggccgaggcggagaagcttgctgcggagctggaggagcagagggccgaggcggagaagcttgctgcggaggtgggggagcAGAGGGCTGAGGCGGGGAGGCTtgctgcggaggtggcggcctTCCGTGCGAAGCGCAACGCTGCGCTGGAGGCCCGCGACGCGGAGGGCACGCTGCccgtgctggagaaggctgtGCCCGCGGacgaggcggctgcgcaggcgctggacCCGCGGCAGGTCGCCGACGGGCCGCTGTACGCTGTGACGCTTGAAGAGCTTCATGTTGCTCGTGATGAAACTCATCGTATTCTTGATGCTGATGGGGAACTTAGGGGTATCCTTGCTGAGAAGGTTGCCGAGTGCAGAGGATTAATCGCTAAAATTGAGGATGTGGAAATGTGTCTCTGTGATGCGCGAAATGAGCAGTGTGGTATGCAAGCTAAAATGGATGAGTTGGAGCGATCATGTGCAGCTGCTTTGCGGGATCGAGATGAGGAGCGAAGGAAGGTGGCGACGGAGCTGAAGGCGTTACGTGAAATTAACGAACAGCTTGTAAGTGAAGCTCGGGCTTTTCGAAAGAAGCGTTTAAGTGCATTTGCTTGTCGTGAGGCTAATGGCTTTGCGTTATCGGAGAGGGTGGGTTCGAGTTTCGATAAGGAAGATGCAAACGTGCCCGTACCTTCTGTGATGATCGAACGAGAAGCGTTATTGTGTGTCAGAATGGAGGAGCTCAATGAGCAGCGCGACTTGAATactcagctgctgcgggatATGAGTGCTTTGGGTGAACGTATTCGGGATGCCATGGACCCAGAGTCAATAGCCAATTCAGACAGCGATGCTGTGTTTTCTCATCTGGAGGCTCTCTTGAAGGCTCTGGAAGAGTctcgtgctgctgagcaggCAGCGCGTGACCTcgcagaggagcgagagggcgagttggcgcagctgcagaaacTGTTTCAGAATGAGGAAGAACGCTTGAATAACGACCTTGGGGAGGCTCGTGAGGAGGTTGAGAGACTCCAAGGTGAACTGGATTTGCTTACGGATCAATTGGACGAGGCATGCAGGCTTTTTGGCGACGCGGATGCTGTAAATGCCGAAGGTGTTGCGAAGCTGGAAACCTTTTCTGAGGTtttggcggcggcacgcggcggagagaaagacgcTATTGAGCAGCTTGAAATCAAGGAGAACGAGCTCGAGGATCTTCGCAGCGCGCTGAAGGATACGAGGTATCGTGAGGAGATGCTAGAAAACCTCGAGGATGAAGTAGCACAgctgcagagggagaaggagataACCGAGACGGAGCTGGGTGCGGTGCAGAAGGAAATGAGCGACCTACGACGCGATCTACGTGCCGCTGAGGATAGGGCTGCAGAGAAGTCAAGGGATACCGAGAGAATGACGTTAGACCTCGACGCCCTCAACAGTCGCATCCAAGACCTGCTTGAAGAGCTGGAGGAAAAGACAGATCAGTATAACCAAGTAATCAAGGATCTGGATGACTTTGCGAAGAATCAGAGCCGtgagaacgaaaaggaacTGCTTCAGCGTCTTTTGGCACGAGAGCAGGAGCTGTTTGAATTGCAGGAGGCACGCCGCGGCGAGAACGATGAGCATGAGAAACAAGTCGGTGTACTACAAGGTCAGATTAATCGCTTACGAGATCAGACGCACCAGGACAATGCGCTACATGATGGACTTCAGGACGAGCTGGCTCGTCTACACAAGTTGCTCGCTGATGCCGAAGCCGCACTACGGGACAAGGTTGCTGAGAACGAGGCCCTCAAAGACGGCATAGAGGGCATGATTGATGAGCACGAGGCGCAGATGCGCGAGAtggagcaggagctggagggcAAGAGCAAAGAGGTTTCCGACGCATTGGAGAGGCTGGAGGAAATGTCAGCCATGGTTCAAGAGGCTCgtgagagcgaggagagtgCGTTGCGGTTGCGCGCCGACTCTGACGCGGAGGTGTTCCGGCTTCAAAGGGAGCTCGACAAGATCAAGCAGCTGCAAAGCGTGATGACAGAGTCGAGTGACGACAGGGGCGGCCTCCTTGCTCAAATCATGGACAGTGAGGGTCAGCTGCGCGATGCAGAGACCGCCATCCGCAAGAAGAATgctgagctggaggaggcagagaaggagtggAGAAAGAAACTAAACAGGTCAGAGAATCTTAATCATGATCTTCGACGACTGCTGAAACGGACCATGGCTGCGCTTTCTAAGTCTGCAGACACCATGGGTAACTCAGCAGGCGCGTTAGACGCCTTCCGCGATGAGCTGAAGCCCATGATGCAATAG